Proteins from a single region of Clostridia bacterium:
- the tnpB gene encoding IS66 family insertion sequence element accessory protein TnpB (TnpB, as the term is used for proteins encoded by IS66 family insertion elements, is considered an accessory protein, since TnpC, encoded by a neighboring gene, is a DDE family transposase.) codes for MLNDAIAERVYLACGSTDLRKSIDGLAALVKEGFELDPFSPCLFAFCNSQRDKIKYE; via the coding sequence ATGCTGAACGATGCCATTGCCGAGCGTGTTTATCTGGCCTGTGGCAGCACTGACCTGCGCAAGTCCATCGATGGCCTGGCTGCCCTTGTCAAAGAAGGCTTCGAGCTTGATCCCTTCTCTCCCTGCCTGTTCGCTTTCTGTAACAGCCAGCGCGACAAGATCAAGTATGAGTAA
- a CDS encoding group II intron maturase-specific domain-containing protein → MRSAGVALFSFGQWPTAFWPVVSNKAKKAMRQAIHNWRMHLKPDKTLEDLARMLDPMIRGWINYYGRFYKSELYSVLKHMNRALVRWVRRKYKKLANQRRATHWLRKVARREQGLFVH, encoded by the coding sequence ATGCGGAGCGCAGGGGTTGCGTTATTCAGTTTTGGGCAATGGCCAACCGCTTTCTGGCCGGTAGTAAGCAACAAGGCGAAGAAGGCAATGCGGCAGGCGATTCACAACTGGCGCATGCACCTGAAGCCCGACAAGACTCTTGAAGATCTGGCGAGGATGCTCGATCCTATGATTAGGGGTTGGATCAACTACTATGGGCGCTTTTACAAGTCGGAACTGTACTCTGTACTCAAGCACATGAATCGAGCCTTGGTCCGGTGGGTCCGGCGGAAGTACAAGAAGCTTGCCAATCAGCGGCGGGCGACGCACTGGTTGAGGAAGGTTGCTAGGCGCGAGCAGGGGCTGTTTGTGCACTAG